The following proteins are co-located in the Vigna unguiculata cultivar IT97K-499-35 chromosome 9, ASM411807v1, whole genome shotgun sequence genome:
- the LOC114162207 gene encoding vesicle transport v-SNARE 11-like, with translation MSQVFDGYERQYCELSANLSRQCTGASSLDGEKKKQKLSDIKAGLDDAETLIRKMDLEARSLQPSMKATLLAKLREYKTDLTNLKTEVKRVTTSNVSFAARDDLLESGSSDTLAVSNDQKGRLLMSTERLNQSSDRIKDSRKTMLETEELGVSILQDLHLQRQSLLHAHKTLHGVDDNISKSKKILSAMSRRMNRNKWIVGSLLTAMVVAVIIILYFKLTR, from the exons ATGAGTCAGGTATTTGACGGGTACGAGCGACAATACTGTGAACTATCAGCGAATCTTTCGCGGCAATGCACTGGGGCTTCCTCTCTTGATGGAG AAAAAAAGAAGCAGAAACTTTCTGACATAAAAGCTGGATTAGATGATGCTGAAACATTG ATTCGGAAAATGGACCTTGAGGCTAGGAGTTTACAGCCTAGTATGAAGGCAACTCTTCTTGCCAAGTTAAGGGAATACAAAACTGATTTAACCAATTTGAAGACCGAAGTTAAGAGAGTTACTACATCTAATGTCAGTTTCGCTGCTAGAGATGACTTGTTGGAATCAGGAAGTTCTGATACACTGGCG GTATCAAATGATCAAAAGGGAAGACTTCTAATGTCTACTGAAAGACTTAATCAATCCTCTGATAGAATAAAGGATAGCAGAAAAACAATGCTGGAGACAGAGGAGCTTGGTGTCTCTATCCTCCAAGATTTGCATCTACAACGACAATCCCTACTCCATGCCCATAAGACA CTCCATGGGGTGGATGATAACATCAGCAAGAGCAAGAAGATTTTGTCAGCCATGTCAAGAAGGATGAACAGGAACAAATGGATTGTAGGCTCCTTATTGACAGCTATGGTCGTTGCAGttataatcattttatatttcaagcTGACTCGTTAG